In Spinacia oleracea cultivar Varoflay chromosome 5, BTI_SOV_V1, whole genome shotgun sequence, a single window of DNA contains:
- the LOC130461818 gene encoding uncharacterized protein produces MDLLGPYTTAPGGLRYVIVAVDYFTKWSIVFDNGPQFKTPKLESWLADHGVTACFASVGRPQANGQVEAFNKIISEGMKKKLDEVKGLWADELPNVLWSIRTTAKNSTGETPFLLAYGAETILPIEMCEPTLRVMLFDENSDWK; encoded by the exons atggattTACTAGGTCCTTATACGACGGCCCCAGGAGGACTGCGCTATGTGATAGTTGCTGttgactatttcaccaaatgg TCCATtgtctttgataatgggccacaattcaagacaCCCAAGTTGGAAAGCTGGTTAGCTGATCATGGCGTCACGGCATGCTTTGCATCAGTTGGCCGTCCTCAAGCAAATGGACAGgtagaagcattcaacaaaatcatctctgaagggatgaaaaagaagctagaTGAAGTAAAAGGACTgtgggccgacgagttacccaatgtcttatggtctatacggacaACGGCAAAAAActccacaggagaaacaccattcttatTAGCATATGGAGCTGAAACCATCCTACCTATTGAAATGTGTGAGCCAACTTTACGCGTCATGTTGTTTGATGAAAACTCCGATTGGAAATGA